The following is a genomic window from Canis lupus baileyi chromosome 18, mCanLup2.hap1, whole genome shotgun sequence.
CTTTAGATGAGGGGATGCACCCTTCGGAAGGACCGCGTACCTATAGTCTGGACGCTTCTTCTCCCACGGAAGTGTCTGCGGTCCCTCTGCAAGTGGGAGGCAGCTCCTTTGCCGAAGACGAGAATCAGGTAGAGCAGGACCTCGTGGTGGCCCCGGAGATCTTTGTGGATCAGGCGGTGAACGGCTTGATGATTGGCACCACAGGAGTCAAGTGGCAGAGCCCCAGAGCAAGTCATAacgacgccccccccccccccgccccgcactcTCACCGTTGTGCGTTGGTCTCTCCAATGCAGACCAGTCAAATCCAAAGGAACTTCATTGGGCTCACCGGCACAGATGCCCACGTGGCTGAAAGTATGCCCTGTCATTTGAATTTTGACCCTAATTCTGCCCCTGGGGTCGCTAGAGTGTATGACTCCATGCAGAGCAGTGGTCCCATGGTCGTGACAAGCCTTACAGGGGAGCTGAAAAAACTCGCGAAACAAGGATGGTACTGGGGACCCATCAGACGCTGGGAGGCAGAAGGGAAACTAGCAAACGTGCCGCATGACTCTTTTCCTTTTCGGGATAGTTCTGACGTCCGTCACCTTTTAAGAGTGAGCTTTCGCTCCCATGGCAAAACACTTCACACGAGAATTGAACACTCAAATGGTAGGTTTAGATTTTATTAACAACCAGATGTGGAAAGGCGTACGTCTAtagttgatctttttttttaataataaatttactttttattggtgttcaatttgccaacatacagaataacacccagtgctcatcccgtcaagtgccccgctcagtgcccgtcacccatttcacccccagcccccgccctccttcccttccaccaccatttcccagagttagtagttaggagtctttatgttccgtctccctttctgatatttcctacccgtttcttctcccttcctttctattccctttcaatattatttatatttcccaaatgaaagagaacatatgtttgtccctctctgactgacttacttcactcagcataataattacataattattacTTCTAATATATTCCCAATATGCTTTATTGCAATGACAACCTGTGTGCTTTAATTTGTGATAATTTAAAGACAAGGATTACTGTGAAGCTCTACAGCATATCCTCTACTGGCTCTCAAGCAAGATAGAGAATAATTTTGTGAATGACACAAGAATGAGCTTTAGTATGGAAGTCAGCCTGAGCCCCCATCATGAGTCACTGCTGTAGCCAGGCAGAGCTCCACCTCTCTTCTGGCAGTGGTCCCTTTCACCATTGTGGCTGCCTCGGCAGCTGTTCCTGTCTCACCGACACCTCTGGACCCAGTCCCAACAGAGCTACTCCCTTGGAGTCCGGTAACATCCTGAGCAAGATGTGTGTGTTCCTATGACAAGGCCAGGGTTACTGCTCTGTGTGCATGTTGCCTGAGCCCATAAATGTCAGCACTGTTGCTGGACCAAAATTACCTGCCAGTGCTGCCACCAAGAATAGTACCTCTGCTCACATGTATactcaaaaagaaaatgttcaaaattttcAAGATGGCAAAAACAGGACATTGAAGCAATCAAAGAGACTTTGCAAGCACACAGTCCACACATGCATGAGGCCAGCCTTGAGAAGGGTAGAATGAGTGAGTAGGAGGGGATTCTTAGAATGCAAACCATGCAAACGTGGGAATATCTGCTGTTTTGTCAGTGGATATCATTGGAAATAGTCTAAGGGGATGTGGAATAGACAGGGATAACCATTACAGACTCTTCATCTATTTCAGGCAGTGAGTACTGGAGGAAATCTGAGGACTGGGTCATTTATTGGCCCTGATATACCATGGCATAAGGGGAAACACACCACATCTCTGGACTTAGTTTGCTGAACGGCAAGATGGAGCCATGGTACTTGATTGATCAATAAATGCAGTGATGAGGGCAGAGTAATGGTTGCACATTTCTTGGTTCATGGATGAGATAcacatgtaataaaaaaatagattaacatGTGAGGCACCTAGTCAGTTTAGCATCCAAATCTTGGTATCAGCTTAGGTGATTCCAAATTTGGAAACCTACAGAGCATACTAACTAATAAGAGACATTGCTGACATAATGTAAGCTACTGCTTCCCAAGATACCAGGAGAAGACTTCACATTTTAACTCTTGGAGAAGACCAATACAGATCCCTGCAATATCAGGTAGCTAcagtttggagttttaaaagtcagaggCATGTTAAAGGCATGGCTGGAATAGAGACCAAAGTTCTCTAGGACTGTTTGGCTGGCAAGCAGTCCGAAGAAAGCAAGCTTGAAAATGGCTTAGGACCCAGTAGGGGAGACTATTTTACCTGGGAGGGCTTCcctgaaagaaataaacagagacTCTCTTCTCCTGGGACAGAGGAGTTGGCTGGCAACATTTCCTCTCTTGCCTCTAAACTAAACCAATTTCAATAAATAGCACAGCACTAACACTGGCTGTCTAACTTGTTTACATGAAGTCCGTGCTTACTGGTGATGTTTTTCTAAGGCAAGTGTGCTAAGAGCCACATCATGGTCCCcactcccagaagaccagcacaaacccctggATGCACCACATCTACTGACCTTAGAGTTCTGCAAAGTTTCCATTCTTGGTGGAAACAATATCAAGTCTCATCTAAAAAGCAGACCAGAGCAAACCTTGTTAAAAATTCCACACTCTGGACAAAGTCCAACCACTGCTCACTGATGGCAAGGAGAACTTCTGTAGGTGACTGACCTGAGGGATGGAACAGCTATAATGCAGCAGCAGACTGCAAACAGCACATATAAGGGATACATTCTGAAACATGAGGTACTGGATATTAATGACCTATTTCTCATAAATCCATTACTCTCAAGAGCAAGAAATATAACACATATTcctaaacagaaaagaaaacagacatcttgtgtgctcagttagttaagcatctgcctacagctcaggtcgtgatctaaAGGTCCTGAGAtaaagccctgcgttgggctttCTTTTCAGacaggagcctgattctccctctccctctacatgctcctcttcctgcttgtgcatTCATTCCTTTtgtgtgaaataagtaaataaaatattagaggaaaaaaaccaacaacataaATAGAGACTGAGACAAAATCCCAGCTataggaattcatcccaaaagaaagaacaagaaaaaaaaagaaagaaagaacaagaaaagctCATGGCCAGGGATCTAAACAAAACTGATAGAAGTAATATGTCTGATCCAGACTTTAAAGCAATAATCCTAAGGATACCTCCATGGATTTGAGAAGATCATAGAACACATCATGGAGACCATTACCACAGAGAAAAAATCGATACAAAAAACCAATCATATtgatttttatctctgtggtaatgGTCTCCATGATGTgttctcacagaggaagacatagacatggccaacaagcacatgagaaaatgttccatatcactgtccatcagggaaatacaaatcaaaaccacaatgagataccacctcacaccagtgagaatggggaaaattagcaaggcagaaaacaacaaatgttggagaggatgtggagaaaagggaaccctcttacactgttggtgggaatgtgaactggtgcagtaactctggaaaactgtgtggagcttcctcaaagagttaaaaatagacctgccctagacccagcaattacactgctggggatttaccccaaagacacagatgcagtgaaaagccgggacacctgcaccccgatgtttctagcagcaatgtcgacaatagccaaactgtggaagaagcctcggtgtccatcgaaagatgataaagaagatgtggtctatgtatacgatggaatattcctcagccattagaaacgacagatacccaccatttgcttcgatgtggatggaactgggggtattttttaagattttatttatttattcatgagaaacacagggagagagagagagagagagagaggcagagacacaggcagagggagacgcaggctccatgcagggagcccgacatgggacttgatcccgggactccaggatcatgccccggactgaaggcaggcactaaacccactgagccactcaggaatcccccagaactggagggtattatgctgagggaaataagtcaatcggagaaggacaaacattatatggtctcattcatttggggaatataaaaaatagtgaaagggaacaaaggggaaaggagaaaatgtgagtgGGAAATAGggagatggaacatgagagactcctaactctgggaaatgaacaaggggtggtggaaagggaggtgggcagggggtggaggtgactgggtgatgggcactgaagggggcacttgatgggatgagcactgggtgttatgctatatgttggcaaattgaactccaataaacataaaataaaataaaacatctgcaGGGGAATGAATCAGTTTGGAAGTAACAcacaattatattattattatttatccttccttccctgatttgaaaaaaataaaactacaagaaAATCAGAGGATAGtacaataaacaagcaaacagagaaaaaaataggaaaaaaaaaaacaatcatgccaaaatgaaaaatgcaataactgaaaTTTGAAACTCACTGGATGAAAGATCATAAGAATGGAATAAGCAGAGGAAGGAATAAATTCTTAACTTAGAAGAGAAGGCCAGTAAGGTTAGGAGCTGATCTTCCCCAGAAACTTGTCAAGTCAGAAAGCAGCAGCATGATATATCTGTTGTGCTAAATAGGAAGAATCAGGGACccctgtatggctcagtggtttggcacctgccttt
Proteins encoded in this region:
- the LOC140609400 gene encoding LOW QUALITY PROTEIN: suppressor of cytokine signaling 6-like (The sequence of the model RefSeq protein was modified relative to this genomic sequence to represent the inferred CDS: inserted 1 base in 1 codon; substituted 1 base at 1 genomic stop codon) encodes the protein MKKISLKTFRKSFNLNKSKEETDFMVVQQPSLGSDFGKDDSWFGNCYGKDKASCGITNEDEKGGKGRSKSKSLMGTLKRRLSAKQRQKGKGSTRSGSSADEDTFSSSSAPLVFKDVRAQRRIRSTLLRSHHYSPSPGPLRPTNAEDTCIKMEVRVKALVHSSSPSPALNGXRKDFHDLQADSVCQEHSNSLKNSESQNGDLHLHLDEHVPVVIGLMAQAYTQYTVPLDEGMHPSEGPRTYSLDASSPTEVSAVPLQVGGSSFAEDENQVEQDLVVAPEIFVDQAVNGLMIGTTGVKWQSPRASHNDAPPPPAPHSHRCALVSPMQTSQIQRNFIGLTGTDAHVAESMPCHLNFDPNSAPGVARVYDSMQSSGPMVVTSLTGELKKLAKQGWYWGPIRRWEAEGKLANVPHDSFPFRDSSDVRHLLRVSFRSHGKTLHTRIEHSNGRFRFYXQPDVERRTSIVDLFF